A stretch of the Sorangium aterium genome encodes the following:
- a CDS encoding DUF885 domain-containing protein, with amino-acid sequence MDLRALRTFLLIPLFGAACARGAPPPAAGPAPLPSPAPSAAASTAPAARSTPAAARRLPAWVERSNEHAKVLLDVLVRFSPERAGYLGVERADREISDLSPGVEAQKRAAYRAAIVELQKRRETEKDPAVAEDLQILLDAADRAVRSSELEEKHSVTYVNVTGLVFEGISNLLDDRVPPARRAAARTRLRRYAGMEAGYVPIAEQAMSRLLQDLEKPGLLAPPRMEIERHLATNARVREGIGELFRKYGISGHDEPLAALDRQLEAYDAALRDDVLPRARTDFALPRPLYAFALESHGVDLPPAELTPLAHAAFEDLTAQMQELSVSVARARKLPGSDYRDVLRALKKEQLVGEAILPHYEARLAQIEDIIRKERLVTLPERPARIRLGTAAESAESPAPHMRPPRLIGNQGEEGEFVLPLSLPGPPGAGDELQKVDDFTHAAASWTLTAHEARPGHELQFASLVERGVSIARAVFAMNSANVEGWGVYSEALVFPFMPPDGQLVSLQYRLLRAARAFLDPELQAGKITPAAARAFLEQEVVLSAPFAQSEVERYTFRAPGQATSYFYGFTRLMELRAEVESMMGPRFDAQRFHDFVLAQGILPPKLLRKAVFERFVEAQPER; translated from the coding sequence ATGGACCTGCGCGCGCTCCGCACCTTCCTCCTCATTCCCCTGTTCGGCGCTGCATGCGCCCGCGGCGCCCCGCCTCCCGCGGCCGGGCCGGCTCCCCTGCCCTCGCCGGCGCCATCGGCGGCCGCGAGCACGGCGCCCGCCGCGCGCTCGACACCTGCAGCGGCCCGGCGGCTCCCGGCCTGGGTCGAGCGCAGCAACGAGCACGCGAAGGTCCTCCTCGACGTGCTCGTCCGGTTCTCGCCGGAGCGCGCCGGCTACCTCGGGGTCGAGCGCGCCGACCGGGAGATCTCGGATCTCTCGCCCGGGGTCGAGGCGCAGAAGCGCGCGGCCTACCGCGCGGCCATCGTGGAGCTCCAGAAACGACGAGAGACCGAGAAGGACCCGGCGGTCGCCGAGGATCTGCAGATCCTGCTGGACGCCGCGGACCGGGCCGTTCGCAGCTCGGAGCTCGAGGAGAAGCACAGCGTCACCTACGTGAACGTCACGGGGCTCGTGTTCGAGGGCATCTCGAACCTGCTGGACGACCGGGTGCCGCCGGCGCGGCGGGCCGCGGCCCGCACGCGCCTCCGGCGCTATGCCGGCATGGAGGCGGGCTACGTGCCGATCGCCGAGCAGGCCATGTCCAGGCTCCTCCAGGACCTCGAGAAGCCCGGATTGCTCGCCCCGCCCAGGATGGAGATCGAGCGGCACCTCGCCACGAACGCCCGCGTCCGCGAGGGCATCGGCGAGCTCTTCAGGAAATACGGCATCAGCGGCCATGACGAGCCGCTCGCGGCGCTGGATCGCCAGCTCGAGGCGTACGACGCGGCGCTGCGCGACGACGTGCTCCCCCGGGCGCGGACCGACTTCGCGCTGCCGCGGCCGCTCTATGCGTTCGCGCTCGAGTCGCACGGCGTCGATCTGCCGCCCGCCGAGCTCACGCCCCTGGCCCACGCCGCCTTCGAGGATCTGACGGCGCAGATGCAGGAGCTCTCGGTGTCGGTCGCCAGGGCGCGCAAGCTGCCAGGCTCGGACTACCGCGACGTGCTCCGCGCCCTGAAGAAAGAGCAGCTGGTGGGCGAGGCCATCTTGCCGCACTACGAGGCGCGGCTCGCCCAGATAGAGGACATCATCAGGAAAGAGCGCCTCGTCACGCTGCCCGAGCGGCCTGCGCGCATCCGGCTGGGCACCGCCGCCGAGAGCGCGGAGTCGCCAGCGCCCCACATGCGGCCGCCGCGGCTGATCGGCAACCAGGGGGAAGAGGGGGAGTTCGTGTTGCCGCTCAGCCTCCCGGGCCCCCCCGGCGCCGGGGACGAGCTGCAGAAGGTCGACGACTTCACCCATGCAGCGGCGTCGTGGACGCTCACCGCCCACGAGGCGCGCCCCGGACACGAGCTCCAGTTCGCGTCGCTCGTCGAGCGCGGCGTCTCGATCGCCCGGGCGGTCTTCGCGATGAACAGCGCCAACGTCGAGGGGTGGGGGGTGTACTCCGAGGCCCTCGTGTTCCCGTTCATGCCGCCCGACGGCCAGCTCGTCTCGCTGCAATACCGCCTGCTGCGGGCCGCGCGCGCCTTCCTGGACCCGGAGCTCCAGGCCGGCAAGATCACGCCTGCGGCCGCGCGCGCCTTCCTGGAGCAGGAAGTGGTGCTGTCGGCGCCGTTCGCTCAGTCCGAGGTGGAGCGCTACACGTTCCGCGCGCCGGGACAGGCGACGTCGTATTTCTACGGGTTTACCCGGCTGATGGAGCTCAGGGCAGAGGTCGAGTCCATGATGGGTCCTCGCTTCGATGCGCAGCGATTTCACGATTTCGTGCTCGCCCAGGGGATCCTGCCGCCGAAGCTGCTGCGCAAGGCCGTGTTCGAGCGATTCGTCGAGGCTCAGCCGGAGCGCTGA
- a CDS encoding c-type cytochrome, whose protein sequence is MWIQMGAIALAAVAAVGCAHAKGGRGAGDVVYLDQGWGEAERRIFYRASQGARLVPLGWFLALEREDGAERFAASDYVARYRFIEDRDAKNNPERLPVGFARDVDPATGEVYVGFTCGTCHTRQISYRGARIRIDGGPAAIDVVAFTDALFGALDRTLKTPEKLDRFARAVLKDRYGEDSTRALRAQMEKMLEVARLQAFTGGAAGPHAAVAGFGRLDALGRAGNLLFGLLNPENLRAVDAPVDYPHLWDAPSYDWVQWNGSISQPMGRNIGEALGVGTHTRLDPAPQGAGMHLQSSIRVDNLHLIEQQVEKLRSPRWPEHLLGSIDRERAARGERLYRAHCASCHDPGLTPPDEHGKRFRVATMSPLDLIGTDPTHAVNFNERTADLGALGFGKMGMAQALELGTSAIRELKYDEYGLSAEQRLAWDGYRPNRWRAPRAYKARELNGIWATAPYLHNGSVPSLYELLLPADQRSKRFYLGSTEFDPKHVGLQVKPFRGGFELVTEIPGNSNAGHEYRDGPRGNGVIGPALTEQERWDLVEYLKTL, encoded by the coding sequence ATGTGGATCCAGATGGGGGCGATCGCGCTCGCGGCGGTCGCGGCGGTCGGCTGCGCGCACGCGAAGGGCGGCCGGGGCGCGGGCGATGTCGTGTACCTCGACCAGGGATGGGGCGAAGCGGAGCGCCGGATCTTCTACCGTGCCTCCCAGGGCGCCAGGTTAGTCCCGCTCGGGTGGTTCCTTGCGCTCGAGCGGGAAGACGGCGCCGAGCGGTTCGCCGCGAGCGACTATGTGGCGCGCTATCGTTTCATCGAAGATCGGGACGCGAAGAACAACCCGGAGCGCCTCCCGGTGGGGTTCGCCAGGGACGTCGATCCCGCGACGGGCGAGGTGTACGTCGGGTTCACGTGCGGGACCTGCCACACCCGCCAGATCTCCTATCGTGGCGCGAGGATCCGGATCGACGGCGGCCCTGCGGCGATCGACGTTGTCGCCTTCACCGACGCGCTCTTCGGCGCGCTCGACCGTACGCTGAAGACGCCGGAGAAGCTGGATCGCTTCGCCAGGGCGGTCCTCAAGGACCGTTACGGTGAGGACTCCACGCGCGCCTTGCGAGCACAGATGGAGAAGATGCTGGAGGTGGCCCGGCTGCAAGCGTTCACCGGGGGCGCGGCGGGGCCCCATGCCGCCGTTGCAGGGTTTGGCAGGCTGGACGCGCTCGGGCGCGCCGGCAACCTGCTGTTCGGTCTGCTCAATCCGGAGAACCTCCGCGCGGTCGACGCGCCCGTCGACTATCCCCACCTCTGGGATGCGCCGAGCTACGACTGGGTCCAGTGGAACGGCTCCATCTCGCAGCCGATGGGGCGCAACATCGGGGAGGCCCTGGGGGTGGGCACGCACACGCGGCTCGACCCCGCGCCACAAGGGGCGGGGATGCACCTCCAGTCGAGCATCCGGGTGGACAACCTGCACCTGATCGAGCAGCAGGTCGAGAAGCTCCGCTCGCCGCGCTGGCCGGAGCACCTGCTCGGCAGCATCGACCGCGAGCGGGCGGCGCGCGGCGAGCGTCTTTACCGCGCGCACTGCGCGAGCTGCCACGACCCGGGGCTGACTCCCCCGGACGAGCACGGCAAGCGCTTCCGGGTAGCGACGATGTCCCCGCTCGATCTGATCGGCACCGATCCGACCCACGCCGTGAATTTCAACGAGCGCACGGCGGATCTCGGGGCGCTCGGGTTCGGGAAGATGGGGATGGCGCAGGCGCTGGAGCTCGGAACGTCGGCGATCCGCGAGTTGAAGTACGACGAGTACGGCCTGTCGGCGGAGCAGCGGCTCGCGTGGGACGGGTATCGCCCGAACCGGTGGCGCGCGCCGCGCGCGTACAAGGCGCGCGAGCTCAACGGGATCTGGGCGACGGCGCCGTACCTGCACAATGGCTCCGTCCCGAGCCTGTACGAGCTGCTCCTGCCGGCGGACCAGCGTTCGAAGAGGTTTTATCTCGGCAGCACGGAGTTCGACCCGAAGCACGTCGGCCTCCAGGTGAAGCCCTTTCGGGGAGGGTTCGAGCTCGTGACGGAGATCCCCGGCAACTCGAACGCCGGGCACGAATACCGCGACGGGCCGCGCGGAAACGGCGTCATCGGGCCCGCGCTGACCGAGCAGGAGCGCTGGGATCTGGTCGAGTACCTGAAGACGCTGTGA
- a CDS encoding alpha/beta hydrolase, whose product MVLHRRPFLALCAAALAPRAALADRAGAAPPSPPPAASPPAFDVRDLQVPGERALGRRFTLLVPKHLAPGERVPLLVLLHGLGETGDERLGAFAWLSRYGLGSAYERLRRPPLERTSRRMDWTDARLAEVNAALAARPFRGLAIACPFTPNVHKAPNPSAALDGYARWLAEVVLPRARAEAPALDDAARTSLDGCSLGGYVGVEVFLRRPELFGALGGVQSAISAHRAASYADRLARAVAAAGPRDLHLLTSEGDPFRDANTALASQLAKRSIPHTLRVLPGPHDQPWLRESGTIEMLLFHDRRPR is encoded by the coding sequence ATGGTCCTCCACCGGCGCCCGTTCCTGGCCCTCTGCGCCGCAGCGCTCGCCCCGCGCGCCGCCCTCGCCGACCGCGCCGGCGCCGCGCCGCCCTCGCCGCCCCCCGCCGCTTCCCCGCCCGCCTTCGACGTCCGCGACCTCCAGGTCCCCGGCGAGCGCGCCCTCGGCCGGCGGTTCACGCTGCTCGTCCCGAAGCACCTCGCCCCGGGCGAGCGCGTGCCGCTGCTCGTGCTCCTCCACGGCCTCGGCGAGACCGGCGACGAGCGCCTCGGCGCCTTCGCGTGGCTCTCGCGGTACGGCCTCGGGTCGGCCTACGAGCGGCTGCGCCGCCCGCCGCTCGAGCGCACCTCGCGCCGCATGGACTGGACCGACGCGCGGCTCGCCGAGGTGAACGCCGCGCTCGCGGCGCGGCCGTTCCGCGGCCTGGCCATCGCGTGCCCCTTCACGCCCAACGTCCACAAGGCCCCGAACCCCTCCGCGGCGCTCGACGGCTACGCGCGCTGGCTCGCCGAGGTGGTCCTCCCCCGCGCCCGCGCCGAGGCGCCGGCGCTCGACGACGCGGCCCGCACCTCGCTCGACGGCTGCTCCCTCGGCGGCTACGTCGGCGTCGAGGTGTTCCTCCGCAGGCCCGAGCTCTTCGGCGCCCTCGGCGGCGTGCAGTCCGCCATCAGCGCCCACCGCGCCGCTTCCTATGCCGACCGGCTCGCCAGGGCCGTCGCCGCGGCCGGGCCGCGCGATCTCCACCTGCTCACCAGCGAGGGAGATCCGTTCCGCGACGCGAACACCGCCCTCGCCTCGCAGCTCGCGAAGCGGTCCATCCCCCACACCCTCCGCGTCCTGCCGGGCCCGCACGACCAGCCCTGGCTCCGCGAGTCCGGCACCATCGAGATGCTCCTCTTCCACGACCGGCGCCCGCGCTGA
- the ybaK gene encoding Cys-tRNA(Pro) deacylase yields MKTNAARILDSLGIPYELRTYEVDPSDLTAGTVARKIGLPPEQVWKTLVARGDRHGVCFAVVPGNAQLDLKAMARLTGDRKVDTVPLKEVQPLTGYVRGGVTALGAKKAYPVYADETLELFEVVSISAGVRGTQILVAPGDYLRATRAKVGAIASPGGDAD; encoded by the coding sequence ATGAAGACCAACGCCGCGCGCATCCTCGACAGCCTCGGCATCCCGTACGAGCTGCGCACCTACGAGGTCGACCCGAGCGACCTGACCGCGGGCACCGTGGCCAGGAAAATCGGCCTGCCGCCGGAGCAGGTGTGGAAGACGCTGGTGGCGCGCGGCGATCGCCACGGCGTCTGCTTCGCGGTGGTGCCCGGCAACGCCCAGCTCGATCTCAAGGCGATGGCCAGGCTCACCGGCGACCGGAAGGTCGACACGGTGCCGCTGAAGGAGGTCCAGCCGCTCACCGGTTACGTGCGCGGCGGGGTCACGGCGCTCGGCGCGAAGAAGGCCTATCCCGTCTATGCGGACGAGACGCTCGAGCTCTTCGAGGTCGTCTCCATCTCGGCCGGCGTGCGCGGCACACAGATCCTCGTCGCTCCCGGCGATTATCTGCGCGCGACCAGGGCGAAGGTCGGCGCCATCGCGTCGCCAGGCGGCGACGCGGACTGA